AAACAGCAAATACAGGAACACCAAGTGCAACGGCAATATGCATCGGACCAGTATCATTGCTTACAATAAATTCTGAATTTTTAATGATACCAATTAAATCACCAATATCAGTCTTGCCAGCAATTGATATCCCCTTATTCATAGATTTTTTTGATATATCCGCAGCAACGTCTATATCAGCTTCTCCCCCGACAATAATTGACTTGAGTCGTAATTTTGAGGCTAGTTCGCCAAATCTATCAGCTGGCCATTTTTTTGTTTCCCATCTGGCTCCTGGAATAATGACAGCATATTTTTCGTTCTTAGGAATAATTTTTGATATATCAAATCTATTCTGTACAAATGGCAAATCAAAAGAAACATTACTTATGGGGCAGTCAAGAAACCCTGCTATTTTTAGATTCTTTTCAACTGCGTGTGAATTTAATTCAGTAATGACCTTATGTGTATAAAAAAGACTGCTTCCTTCTCTTGCATCTTTGAATCCAAGTCGTAACTTTGAACCGGTTAATGCTGTCAGTATCCCGCTTCTAAACAGTCCCTGAAGGTCTATTATGATATCGAACTTTTCTTTTCTGAGATTTTTAACCAAAGAAATAATTTCACTGAATGTGTTATTAATGCTGTTAATTTTTTTCCATTTATCTTTATTAATAATCCAAAGTTTGCTGATCATTGGATTGCCCTGCAGAATACCTTCAAGTCCTTTTGCTACCATCCAGTGGATTTCAGCTTTAGGAAATTTTTTGCTCACAGAGGTTAAAAAAGGAAGGCTATGCACAATATCCCCAAGAGAGCTGGGCTTTATTATAAGAATTTTTTGAGGATCTTTTTTAAAAATCAAAGGCTTTATGCCCACGGAGTACCGCCGTCCACAATACTGTGTTCATCCCACATAAACCAGTTCCCAGTATCCAACATGAATGAATATGTATTAGAAAAAATATTATAATGTTCCTCTTCCTCGCTGATCAGCCTTTTAAATAAAAGTTTTTCTTTTTCTTTTTTTGCCTCTGACAAGGCTTTTTTATAAAAATTTATTCCTTCATTCTCCATTGTCATAGAAACCTTGAATGCATCAAGTTCATAGTTAGTTGCCTCCACCCTTTTCAGCATCGCATCTTTCATTAATTCAAATATTGTTTTAATATTTCTCATGGGGGTGGTATCTGAATTAGATATATCCAAACCCTTAAATATTTTTGAAAGCATTTCAAGATGCCTTTCTTCATCAGCCATTATACTCAGAAACATCTTTTTCCCTATGGGATTTTTTGTTTTGTCCGCTGCTTCTTTGTAAAATTTTATTGCATCAGTTTCCATTTTCACTGCCAATTCAATTGCAGTCATTACAAACCTCCTGTTATTCAAACAGATAGCTTTCTCTTTAATGCGTTAAGATATTTTATATGTTTTATCTCCTGAGCCATCATTTCCTTAAAAACAACTTTAGCATTATTGTCTTGCGCTGAAATAGAAAACTTTCGATATAGATTATATGCCTTGCCTTCAATTTCAAGTGCAAGATTAAGCGTTTGATTCTCATCTATGAAAATATGTTTTTCAAGTCTTGCCTCAAGGTCTATCACCGGAATACCGGCCTCTGTAAAAGATGCATCTGCAGTGTCCTTAAAATTTTCAAAGCCGGTAATATCCTTATCTTCGATAAGAGATTGATAGAGAAATTGGATAAAATGCATATGTTTTTCTTCAAATCCTGAGAGATCAGTGAATATTTTAACTACGCTCTTGTTTGTTGAATTCTGAGCTGCCTCAGAATAAAAATCTTTTGTGCCTTTTTCCATAAGATACGCTTCAATGAGCGACTGAATTAGATCTTCCTTTCCCGTAAGCATTATGTCTTTAACATACTCCTTTAATAAGAATTAAATTTCACAAAATCCTTCAAATCTCTTCTGTATGCCCTTGGAAGGAGATTGATCCCTCTTCTGAGATAACCCAATGCTATTAACATCGGGATAACCGTGTCCCGTGGAATATTGAACTCTTTTTTTACGCTGTCTTCATCGAAACCATCCATAGGATGTGTTTCCAATCCTAATCCTTTTGCTGCAACCATAAGATTCATTGCAAAAAGCGATGTATTTTTTACTGCAAAGATTTTCCTTTTAATGCTGTCTTTCTCTCCATAAAGATTTTTGACCATTCCTCTATATGTGTCTTTCATATCAGGTTTAATATATCCAAGCTTTTCCCAGTTATCAAGCACCGTCTCCAGGTTTTCTTCAACTGCATTCGGGTCAGCAACAACAATAAGCACAATCGAAGCTTCTTCAATTTTAGGCTGGTTGAACGCACATTTTCTCAGGATTTTTTTCCTTTCTGTGTCATTAACTGCTACAATTTTCCATGGTTGAAGGTTTAAAGATGAAGGA
The nucleotide sequence above comes from Nitrospiraceae bacterium. Encoded proteins:
- the waaC gene encoding lipopolysaccharide heptosyltransferase I; this encodes MGIKPLIFKKDPQKILIIKPSSLGDIVHSLPFLTSVSKKFPKAEIHWMVAKGLEGILQGNPMISKLWIINKDKWKKINSINNTFSEIISLVKNLRKEKFDIIIDLQGLFRSGILTALTGSKLRLGFKDAREGSSLFYTHKVITELNSHAVEKNLKIAGFLDCPISNVSFDLPFVQNRFDISKIIPKNEKYAVIIPGARWETKKWPADRFGELASKLRLKSIIVGGEADIDVAADISKKSMNKGISIAGKTDIGDLIGIIKNSEFIVSNDTGPMHIAVALGVPVFAVFGPTNPIKTGPYGKGNFVFRAEIECLPCYKRKCKDVKCMKMIQVENVLNAIEKRFNH
- a CDS encoding ferritin family protein gives rise to the protein MTAIELAVKMETDAIKFYKEAADKTKNPIGKKMFLSIMADEERHLEMLSKIFKGLDISNSDTTPMRNIKTIFELMKDAMLKRVEATNYELDAFKVSMTMENEGINFYKKALSEAKKEKEKLLFKRLISEEEEHYNIFSNTYSFMLDTGNWFMWDEHSIVDGGTPWA
- a CDS encoding nitroreductase family protein, which encodes MDVIEAIKNRRSINFFEENKKISEDKLKELFELANLAPSSLNLQPWKIVAVNDTERKKILRKCAFNQPKIEEASIVLIVVADPNAVEENLETVLDNWEKLGYIKPDMKDTYRGMVKNLYGEKDSIKRKIFAVKNTSLFAMNLMVAAKGLGLETHPMDGFDEDSVKKEFNIPRDTVIPMLIALGYLRRGINLLPRAYRRDLKDFVKFNSY